A part of Salmo trutta chromosome 15, fSalTru1.1, whole genome shotgun sequence genomic DNA contains:
- the LOC115148527 gene encoding zinc finger CCHC domain-containing protein 10, which produces MIHLLPLETTGCGLSWVSYLWINCNMATPTHIVIARRQAEANKQHVRCQKCLEFGHWTYECIGKRKYLHRPSRTTEMKKKLKENENKQVNTTGPGKEDSSEKKIKKKRSKDSSGSSSSSDSDSSSSDSSSDSSDSSSSSSDDSDDSSSSSSSSSSSSSGSDSSEGSDSDQGPPKKKKKKK; this is translated from the exons ATGAttcatttgctcccattggaaacgacaggctgtggtctatcttgggttagttatctTTGGATAAATTGCAATATGGCGACGCCCACGCACATAGTTATTGCTCGTCGGCAAGC GGAGGCAAATAAACAACATGTTCGGTGTCAGAAATGTTTGGAGTTTGGACACTGGACATATGAGTGCATTGGTAAACGAAAATACCTTCACAGGCCATCAAGGACAACAGAAATGAAAAAGAAACTGaaagaaaatgaaaataaacaggtCAATACCACAGG ACCAGGAAAGGAGGACTCCAGTGAGAAAAAAATTAAGAAGAAAAG GTCAAAGGAttcaagtggtagtagtagcagcagtgatTCTGACAGCTCTTCCAGTGACTCATCGTCTGACAGTAGTGACTCCTCAAGCTCTTCGTCGGACGACAGTGATGACAGTTCTAGCTCCTCTTCCTCTAGCAGCTCAAGCAGCTCGGGTTCCGATTCATCTGAAGGCAGTGACTCGGATCAAGGTCCTcccaagaagaaaaagaagaagaaatga